The following proteins are co-located in the Haloarcula marismortui ATCC 43049 genome:
- a CDS encoding NUDIX hydrolase, translating to MQPQRATYVKKACAYITRNGSELLVFDGPGHDGLQIPKGTVEPGEKPRVAVQREAVEESGLASFERLQHIATDVWTRRESPPKRYVRSFYHLPVHESRDHWVHTVTGTGEERGAEFEFSWVDLQTDATFALDLDDYLHSLTSPAEATTAGDVAAD from the coding sequence ATGCAACCACAGCGGGCGACGTACGTCAAGAAAGCCTGTGCCTACATCACCAGAAACGGGTCGGAACTGCTGGTGTTCGACGGGCCGGGGCACGACGGGCTACAGATACCGAAGGGAACCGTTGAACCAGGGGAAAAACCGCGGGTCGCCGTACAGCGAGAGGCTGTTGAGGAGAGCGGTCTCGCTTCATTCGAGCGCCTGCAACACATCGCCACCGACGTCTGGACGCGCCGCGAGTCGCCCCCGAAGCGGTACGTGCGGTCGTTCTACCACCTCCCCGTTCACGAGTCCCGGGACCACTGGGTCCACACCGTCACCGGGACGGGCGAGGAACGCGGCGCAGAGTTCGAGTTCTCGTGGGTCGACCTCCAGACCGATGCCACCTTCGCACTTGATCTTGACGACTATCTCCACTCCCTGACGAGTCCCGCTGAGGCGACGACAGCCGGCGATGTGGCTGCCGATTAA
- a CDS encoding MBL fold metallo-hydrolase, with translation MEVTLLGTGDTTGTPTVQCDCDTCERARDPDEELRANVRERGIDPTGGVERSRFSVAVENDTTGESLLVDLSPDFRHQFLRESVPLPDAAIITHIHFDHLDGLGNAYRLFDELPVHAADETDPVTDESVAEAVRSRYDYLDTVSVHAQTPLEPFTVAGFEVTLVPVTHPPLLCYGLRIEEPQTGAVLSISGDTCYDVPDRSKSVLTGADLALVEGIVHPEACEYHPKGGTHHNEDGVPRTFGTKHMTLPGARDFAADIEADDYRIVHTAHYVPADRAFADDIGLDGEQFML, from the coding sequence ATGGAGGTCACGCTGCTTGGGACCGGCGACACGACGGGGACGCCGACTGTCCAGTGCGACTGTGACACGTGCGAACGGGCGCGCGACCCTGACGAGGAACTCCGGGCCAATGTTCGCGAGCGCGGCATCGACCCTACCGGCGGGGTCGAACGGTCGCGCTTCTCCGTCGCCGTAGAGAACGATACAACCGGCGAGTCGTTGCTGGTCGACCTGAGTCCGGACTTCCGTCACCAGTTCCTCCGCGAGTCGGTCCCGCTGCCGGACGCGGCTATCATTACGCACATTCACTTTGACCACCTCGATGGCCTCGGCAATGCCTACCGTTTGTTCGACGAACTGCCGGTCCACGCCGCCGACGAGACGGACCCGGTGACTGACGAGAGCGTCGCTGAGGCCGTCCGGAGCCGCTATGACTACCTTGACACGGTATCGGTCCACGCACAGACGCCGCTCGAGCCGTTCACCGTCGCCGGCTTCGAGGTGACGCTCGTCCCGGTCACGCACCCGCCGCTTCTGTGTTACGGCCTGCGCATCGAGGAACCACAGACCGGTGCAGTGCTGTCGATTTCCGGGGACACCTGTTATGACGTGCCCGACCGCTCGAAATCCGTGCTGACCGGGGCCGACCTCGCGCTCGTCGAGGGCATCGTTCACCCGGAGGCCTGCGAATACCACCCGAAAGGCGGCACGCACCACAACGAGGACGGCGTTCCGAGAACCTTCGGCACGAAACACATGACCCTGCCCGGCGCGCGGGACTTCGCTGCCGACATCGAGGCCGACGACTACCGTATCGTCCACACCGCGCACTACGTCCCCGCGGACAGGGCCTTCGCCGACGACATCGGACTCGACGGCGAGCAGTTCATGCTCTGA
- a CDS encoding DUF1508 domain-containing protein: MATGNTLLAVYRSRIGEPTTDDEAYGYWLFVIGIVLGIVGLLLFYLTASRSTPRQFGYLLGAIGLISLFAGPTIRLPLTRRGLILTYLGAVVGLVAMVWFTTFYPSNWTGPEGNPAVTLYIVGLGLMAVGAVVSPLLTGRKEAYDKAVQTAEDATEVAEQATQEADRASREATQQSQTADRATRERNRLAEQLATSEAAREELATVTEASEAELAAAHATIAAAMDSKATFELYEDAGGKYRWRLRHRNANVIADSAQGYSSRQKAMQGLRSVQSNAAGGAVVFFEDATEDDTAEDVPVVPAPESDATFELFEDSAGEFRWRLRHDNGNILADSGEGYASKSNVRRALQSVRAHVPGAAYLRVDPVAYEVYADAAGEFRWRLLHRNGNILADSGEGYSSRSNARRAARRVSELAPDSAVDDRFEVYEDAAEEWRWRLRADNGELIADSGEGYANRSKAMDAVERVQSYAADADLLAIGSAAFEVYEDKGEEWRWRLRHRNGKIIADSGEGYAERNKAVAAIERIKRHAPGATQEE; encoded by the coding sequence ATGGCAACTGGTAACACATTACTCGCAGTGTATCGGAGCCGCATCGGCGAGCCGACGACCGACGACGAGGCCTACGGGTACTGGCTGTTTGTCATCGGCATCGTACTCGGAATCGTCGGCCTGCTTCTGTTTTATTTGACAGCGTCGCGGAGCACGCCCCGACAGTTCGGCTATCTCCTCGGTGCGATTGGTCTCATCTCGCTGTTTGCGGGACCGACAATCAGACTGCCGCTGACACGACGTGGGCTGATACTCACATACCTCGGGGCTGTGGTCGGACTGGTCGCGATGGTGTGGTTCACCACGTTCTACCCCTCGAACTGGACCGGCCCGGAGGGGAACCCGGCAGTGACGCTGTATATCGTCGGCCTCGGGCTGATGGCTGTCGGGGCGGTCGTCTCGCCGTTGCTGACTGGACGGAAAGAAGCGTACGATAAAGCCGTTCAAACGGCAGAGGACGCAACTGAAGTGGCCGAGCAAGCCACACAGGAGGCCGACCGGGCGTCCCGGGAAGCGACACAGCAGTCCCAGACCGCCGACCGAGCGACCCGCGAGCGCAACAGGCTGGCCGAGCAGTTAGCGACCAGCGAGGCCGCCCGCGAGGAACTGGCGACCGTGACCGAGGCTAGCGAGGCGGAACTCGCCGCGGCCCACGCCACCATCGCGGCTGCGATGGACAGCAAGGCGACATTCGAACTGTACGAAGACGCTGGGGGCAAGTACCGCTGGCGGCTCCGCCACCGGAACGCCAACGTCATCGCCGACAGCGCGCAGGGGTACTCCTCGCGCCAGAAGGCGATGCAGGGGCTTCGCAGCGTGCAGTCCAACGCCGCCGGCGGGGCCGTCGTCTTCTTCGAGGACGCGACCGAGGACGACACCGCCGAGGACGTGCCGGTCGTGCCGGCCCCCGAGAGCGACGCGACGTTCGAACTGTTCGAGGATTCGGCGGGGGAGTTCCGCTGGCGCTTGCGCCACGACAACGGCAACATCCTCGCTGACAGCGGCGAGGGGTATGCCTCGAAGTCCAACGTTCGACGGGCGCTGCAGAGCGTCCGCGCACACGTCCCCGGCGCGGCCTACCTCAGGGTCGACCCCGTCGCCTACGAGGTGTACGCCGACGCCGCCGGAGAGTTCCGCTGGCGCTTGCTCCACCGCAACGGTAACATCCTCGCCGACAGCGGCGAAGGATACAGCTCCCGGTCGAACGCCCGGCGGGCGGCCCGTCGAGTCAGCGAACTCGCACCCGACTCCGCGGTCGATGACCGTTTCGAGGTGTATGAGGACGCTGCCGAGGAGTGGCGCTGGCGGCTGCGGGCCGACAACGGCGAACTCATCGCCGACAGCGGCGAGGGGTACGCGAACCGGTCGAAGGCGATGGACGCCGTCGAGCGGGTCCAGTCCTACGCCGCCGACGCCGACTTGCTGGCTATCGGGAGCGCGGCGTTCGAAGTGTACGAGGACAAAGGGGAGGAGTGGCGCTGGCGGCTCCGACACCGCAACGGCAAAATCATCGCTGACTCCGGCGAGGGGTACGCCGAACGCAACAAAGCCGTGGCCGCCATCGAGCGGATCAAGCGCCACGCTCCGGGTGCAACACAGGAGGAGTAA
- a CDS encoding pyridoxamine 5'-phosphate oxidase family protein: MTIDTLEAAGLTHMDDSDIAAFLSNQRVGVLGLPTKSGPYMIPLSFGYDGDSSLYFTFIGGSASRKQRLTEAAADATVLVYKVESMFHWESVLLQGNIEAVPESEWADLAEVLDGAWRPEVFEDAIKDDDVTIYRFHIDKREGLRHAGLPPGFERE, encoded by the coding sequence ATGACAATAGACACACTCGAGGCGGCCGGACTCACGCACATGGACGACAGCGACATTGCGGCGTTTCTGTCGAACCAGCGGGTCGGTGTGCTGGGGCTGCCGACCAAGAGCGGACCGTACATGATTCCACTGTCGTTCGGGTACGATGGTGACAGCTCGCTGTATTTCACCTTCATCGGTGGGTCGGCGAGTCGCAAGCAACGGTTGACCGAGGCGGCAGCGGACGCGACCGTGCTCGTGTACAAAGTCGAATCGATGTTCCACTGGGAGAGTGTCCTGCTACAGGGCAATATCGAAGCTGTGCCCGAATCCGAGTGGGCCGATCTTGCAGAGGTGCTTGACGGAGCGTGGCGGCCGGAGGTGTTTGAGGACGCAATCAAAGACGACGATGTCACCATCTACCGGTTCCACATCGACAAGCGGGAAGGGCTCAGACACGCCGGCCTCCCGCCGGGGTTCGAGCGGGAGTGA
- a CDS encoding thiolase family protein, producing the protein MPTPVIVDAVRTPQGKEDGALAGVRSEDLSVPLINQLLASTGVEAEDVDDLLWGCAQQRGEQGNNMARVIALLSDLGESVPASTINRWCASSAEALMRAADAIAAGQRDVLIAGGVESMSRVQMDENTHNVHPRLAEQYNIGELQMGMTAEKVASEMEVARQEQDEYALRSHQRAADATESGRFDDEIVPIETEDGQLDADGGIRPDTTLEKLSQLPTVFKSDGTVTPGNASQVSDGAAGLMVTSREFAEDRGLDVLAEIGSHEVAGVDPTVMGIGPVPAVRKLTERTDRETDDYDLVELNEAFASQCLYCQRELGFDDDIYNVNGGAIAIGHPLGASGARLPVTLVHEMNRRDAELGLATECVGFGQGAAIEFRLP; encoded by the coding sequence ATGCCCACACCTGTCATCGTGGATGCAGTCAGAACGCCACAGGGAAAGGAGGACGGCGCACTCGCCGGCGTCCGGAGCGAAGACCTCTCTGTGCCGCTTATCAACCAGTTGCTCGCGTCGACCGGCGTCGAGGCCGAGGACGTTGACGACCTGCTGTGGGGCTGTGCCCAGCAGCGCGGGGAACAGGGCAACAACATGGCTCGCGTCATCGCGCTGTTGTCGGACCTCGGCGAGAGCGTCCCCGCATCGACGATTAACCGCTGGTGTGCGTCTTCCGCCGAAGCGCTGATGCGGGCCGCCGACGCCATCGCGGCCGGCCAGCGCGACGTGCTCATCGCCGGCGGTGTGGAGTCGATGTCCCGCGTGCAGATGGACGAAAACACCCACAACGTCCATCCGCGGCTGGCCGAGCAGTACAACATCGGCGAGCTCCAGATGGGGATGACCGCCGAAAAGGTCGCCAGCGAGATGGAGGTCGCCCGGCAGGAGCAAGACGAGTACGCGCTCCGGAGCCACCAGCGCGCCGCCGACGCGACGGAGTCCGGTCGCTTCGACGACGAAATCGTCCCGATCGAGACCGAGGACGGACAGCTCGACGCAGACGGGGGTATCCGCCCCGACACCACGCTCGAAAAGCTGTCCCAGCTACCGACGGTGTTCAAGTCGGACGGGACGGTCACGCCCGGCAACGCCTCGCAGGTTTCTGACGGTGCGGCGGGGCTGATGGTCACCTCCCGTGAGTTCGCGGAAGACCGCGGACTCGACGTGCTGGCGGAGATCGGCTCCCACGAAGTCGCCGGCGTCGACCCGACTGTGATGGGTATCGGTCCGGTCCCCGCCGTTCGCAAACTCACCGAACGAACGGACCGCGAGACGGACGATTACGACCTCGTGGAACTCAACGAGGCCTTCGCCTCCCAGTGTCTGTACTGCCAGCGCGAACTCGGCTTCGACGACGACATCTACAACGTCAACGGCGGCGCAATCGCCATCGGCCACCCGCTCGGGGCCTCTGGCGCGCGCCTTCCAGTGACGCTCGTCCACGAAATGAACCGCCGCGACGCGGAGCTGGGTCTGGCGACAGAGTGTGTCGGCTTCGGTCAGGGCGCGGCTATCGAGTTCCGACTGCCCTGA
- a CDS encoding DNA-directed RNA polymerase — translation MYKRVRLRDTVEVPPRFLAEVSPGLVKRLLQEKLEGRMDEDVGSVVSVIEVHDIGTGAVLPNKPGVYYEAEFDALTFDPQMQEVVDGEVVEVVNFGAFIGIGPVDGLLHVSQISDEYLAYDEENQQLASRESNRTLTVGDAVRARIVTKSIDERNPRDSKIGLTAKQVGLGKHGWLQEERERREGTAEAGDS, via the coding sequence ATGTATAAACGGGTACGCCTACGCGATACGGTCGAAGTCCCGCCACGCTTTCTGGCGGAGGTCAGTCCGGGGCTGGTCAAACGGCTCCTGCAAGAGAAGCTCGAAGGACGAATGGACGAAGACGTCGGCAGCGTCGTCTCCGTCATCGAGGTCCACGACATCGGCACCGGTGCCGTGCTGCCGAACAAGCCCGGCGTCTACTACGAGGCCGAGTTCGACGCCCTCACGTTCGACCCACAGATGCAGGAAGTGGTCGACGGCGAGGTCGTCGAGGTCGTCAACTTCGGGGCCTTCATCGGCATCGGGCCGGTCGATGGCCTGCTGCACGTCTCCCAGATATCCGACGAGTATCTGGCCTACGACGAGGAGAACCAGCAACTCGCCTCACGGGAGTCTAACCGGACGCTCACCGTCGGTGACGCCGTCCGGGCGCGTATCGTCACCAAGAGTATCGACGAGCGCAACCCGCGCGACTCCAAGATCGGCCTGACGGCGAAACAGGTCGGCCTGGGCAAGCACGGCTGGCTCCAGGAGGAGCGCGAGCGCCGTGAAGGCACGGCGGAAGCCGGTGATAGCTGA
- a CDS encoding translation initiation factor IF-2 subunit gamma, with translation MTSNKQPEVNIGLVGHVDHGKTTLVQALSGEWTDQHSEEMKRGISIRLGYADATFRRCPEAEEPEAFTVDEHCDDHDVDTDHLRTVSFVDAPGHETLMATMLSGAAIMDGAVLVISATEPVPQAQTEEHLSALDIIGIDNIVIAQNKVDLVDEERAMQNYEQIQEFVEGTVAEGAPVVPISAGQEANIDLLIEAVQSEIPTPERDPDEDARMMVARSFDINRPGTTWDDLMGGVLGGSLVGGQLDADDEIELRPGREVEEGGKTEWQPVTTTVRSLQSGGDFVDTVTPGGLLGVGTGLDPAITKGDALAGQVAGPPGSLPPVHETFTMDVDLLERIVGDDGGEVDEISTGEPLMLTIGTATTVGSVTSARDDECEVALKRPVCAASGSKIAINRRVGARWRLIGVGTLR, from the coding sequence ATGACATCGAACAAACAACCGGAGGTGAACATCGGACTCGTCGGGCACGTCGACCACGGAAAGACGACGCTCGTACAGGCATTGTCCGGCGAATGGACCGACCAGCACTCCGAGGAGATGAAGCGCGGTATCTCTATCCGACTCGGCTACGCCGACGCGACGTTCCGTCGCTGTCCGGAGGCCGAGGAGCCGGAGGCCTTTACCGTCGACGAGCACTGCGACGACCACGACGTCGACACCGACCACCTCCGGACGGTGTCGTTCGTGGACGCGCCCGGGCACGAGACGCTGATGGCAACCATGCTGTCCGGCGCGGCCATCATGGACGGGGCCGTCCTCGTCATCTCGGCGACCGAGCCCGTCCCGCAGGCCCAGACTGAGGAGCACCTGAGCGCGCTCGATATCATCGGCATCGACAACATCGTCATTGCCCAGAACAAGGTTGACCTTGTCGACGAGGAGCGGGCGATGCAGAACTACGAGCAGATTCAGGAGTTCGTCGAGGGCACCGTCGCCGAAGGCGCACCGGTTGTCCCCATCAGCGCGGGCCAGGAGGCCAACATCGACCTGCTTATCGAGGCTGTCCAGTCTGAGATTCCGACGCCGGAACGGGACCCGGACGAGGACGCCCGCATGATGGTCGCACGCTCGTTCGACATCAACCGTCCCGGTACGACCTGGGACGACCTGATGGGCGGCGTGCTTGGCGGGTCGCTCGTTGGCGGCCAACTGGACGCCGACGACGAGATCGAACTCCGTCCCGGCCGCGAGGTCGAGGAAGGCGGCAAGACGGAGTGGCAGCCCGTGACGACGACGGTCCGCTCGCTCCAGTCCGGCGGCGACTTCGTGGACACGGTCACGCCGGGTGGCCTGCTCGGCGTCGGGACCGGGCTCGACCCCGCAATCACCAAAGGCGACGCGCTCGCCGGACAGGTCGCCGGGCCGCCCGGGAGCCTCCCGCCGGTCCACGAGACGTTCACGATGGACGTGGACCTGCTGGAACGCATCGTCGGTGACGATGGCGGTGAGGTCGACGAAATCTCGACCGGCGAACCGCTCATGCTGACTATCGGCACCGCAACCACGGTCGGGTCGGTGACGAGCGCGCGCGACGACGAATGTGAAGTCGCGCTCAAGCGCCCGGTCTGTGCGGCGTCGGGCTCGAAGATCGCGATCAACCGCCGTGTCGGCGCTCGGTGGCGGCTCATCGGTGTCGGCACGCTGCGGTGA
- a CDS encoding ATP-binding protein: MSNPELDVVEFLLTATIYSERRDLEPDDLPASYRSVFWSDGEIERPLSVTNSTASEATGVERPWAAISGLMFTDRDDFSGSISMTDRDLAEEWFLERVDASDLEDNPVLAKAFEDQVEGADYERARQQNRPSRADRAFIDAKLEEAFDTDDEDDEEMLDLVDVRAPEEVEMTLADLVLTTDQEDEIQKIVKAIEHRDYLARIGLREIGKLLFVGPPGTGKTSVARALAHDLDLPFVEVKLSMITSQYLGETAKNVEKVFEVAKRLSPCILFMDEFDFVAKTRSSDEHAAIKRAVNTLLKSIDEISLIQDEVLLIGATNHPDQLDAAAWRRFDEIVNFPKPDSGMRADILRIVTQQMEIDDFDPETLADLTEGLTGSDLRLVLREAVLNALTEERTTLTQQDLEDAIIDFEERDNLKNMDMMDGDADALVAGSGGFSGDGGSDHDHDH, from the coding sequence ATGAGCAATCCGGAACTGGATGTCGTTGAGTTTCTGCTGACGGCCACTATTTACAGCGAGCGGCGGGACCTTGAGCCGGACGACCTGCCGGCCTCGTACCGGTCCGTCTTCTGGAGCGACGGCGAGATCGAACGGCCGCTGTCGGTCACCAACTCAACCGCGAGCGAGGCCACCGGTGTCGAGCGGCCCTGGGCGGCCATCTCCGGCTTGATGTTCACCGACCGCGACGATTTCTCGGGGAGTATTTCCATGACGGACCGCGACCTCGCCGAGGAGTGGTTCCTCGAACGGGTCGACGCCTCGGACCTCGAAGACAACCCGGTCCTGGCGAAAGCCTTCGAGGACCAGGTCGAGGGCGCTGACTACGAGCGGGCCCGCCAACAGAACCGACCGTCGCGCGCCGACCGCGCGTTCATCGACGCTAAACTGGAGGAGGCGTTCGACACCGACGACGAGGACGACGAGGAGATGCTCGACCTGGTCGATGTGCGCGCCCCCGAAGAGGTGGAAATGACGCTTGCCGACCTGGTGTTGACCACTGACCAGGAAGACGAGATCCAGAAGATCGTCAAGGCCATCGAACACCGCGACTACCTTGCCCGGATCGGCCTGCGCGAGATCGGGAAACTCCTCTTTGTCGGCCCGCCGGGGACCGGCAAGACCAGCGTCGCCCGCGCGCTGGCGCATGACCTTGACCTCCCCTTTGTCGAAGTGAAGCTCTCGATGATCACCAGCCAGTACCTCGGCGAGACGGCCAAGAACGTCGAGAAGGTGTTCGAGGTCGCAAAGCGGCTTTCGCCGTGTATCCTCTTCATGGATGAGTTCGACTTCGTCGCCAAGACCCGCTCTTCCGACGAACACGCCGCGATCAAGCGCGCCGTCAACACCCTCCTCAAGAGCATCGACGAGATTTCACTTATTCAGGACGAGGTGTTGCTCATCGGCGCAACGAACCACCCTGACCAGCTCGACGCCGCCGCCTGGCGGCGCTTCGACGAAATCGTCAACTTCCCCAAGCCGGATAGCGGCATGCGCGCGGACATCCTCCGTATCGTCACCCAGCAGATGGAGATCGACGACTTCGACCCGGAGACACTGGCCGACCTCACCGAGGGGCTGACCGGCAGCGACCTTCGGCTCGTGCTCCGTGAGGCCGTGCTCAATGCTCTGACCGAGGAGCGGACGACGCTCACACAACAGGACCTCGAAGACGCCATCATCGACTTCGAGGAGCGGGACAACCTCAAGAACATGGACATGATGGACGGCGACGCCGACGCGCTGGTCGCCGGGAGCGGCGGCTTCTCCGGCGACGGCGGCAGCGACCACGACCACGACCACTGA
- a CDS encoding PaaI family thioesterase — translation MSLKSMFNDIPFVKQLGMEITAVDDGYAAGELPLKDGHSSNPESIIAHGGVTYSLVDTVGGAAVISQSGTVSPTVDMRIDYLAPATADLRTEAEVIRNGGSVSVVDAEVYDTDGHHIASARGTYKTDGDRGESPWTAGVDESDVAHLTDD, via the coding sequence ATGAGTCTCAAATCGATGTTCAACGACATCCCGTTTGTCAAGCAGTTAGGGATGGAAATAACGGCCGTCGACGATGGCTATGCGGCGGGCGAACTCCCGCTAAAGGACGGCCACTCCTCAAACCCCGAATCGATAATCGCACATGGCGGCGTCACGTACTCGCTCGTCGACACCGTCGGCGGGGCGGCCGTCATCTCACAGTCCGGCACCGTCTCGCCAACGGTCGACATGCGGATCGATTACCTCGCGCCAGCGACCGCCGATTTACGGACTGAGGCGGAGGTGATCCGAAACGGCGGGAGCGTCTCAGTCGTCGATGCAGAAGTGTACGACACCGATGGCCATCACATCGCGAGCGCTCGCGGGACGTACAAAACTGACGGCGACCGCGGTGAGTCGCCGTGGACAGCAGGCGTCGACGAATCAGACGTTGCCCATCTTACCGACGACTAG
- a CDS encoding DUF7351 domain-containing protein, whose product MRVDESPETDADIDPATAFSVIASETRLDILEALWRADDRPVRFSELFDAVELADSGQFNYHLQELTGQFVSQGADGYDLRYAGTQVIRAVRAGTFTRTPDIDPFPVTGACTRCGGGLLAEYADEQFAIDCEDCGKAHGEYPFPPGGLVDRTPAEVATAFAERVRHLHCLAADGVCPDCAGRMGTEISRDGDCCLDVSVRAEFVCERCRHELCSPVGLTLLDNSRVAAFYDDHGVDLSSRPYWTLPWCVDDQYTSVEATDPWRLAVQIPLAEAELTAYLDGDLQPVEFERQDCGH is encoded by the coding sequence ATGCGAGTCGATGAGTCCCCCGAAACGGATGCCGACATTGACCCGGCGACGGCGTTCTCGGTCATCGCAAGCGAGACGCGTCTGGACATTCTGGAGGCGCTGTGGCGCGCAGATGACCGACCAGTTCGCTTCTCGGAGCTGTTCGACGCCGTCGAGCTAGCCGACAGCGGGCAGTTCAACTATCACCTGCAGGAGCTCACCGGCCAGTTCGTCAGCCAGGGAGCCGACGGGTACGACCTCCGGTACGCCGGGACGCAGGTCATCCGCGCGGTGCGGGCAGGAACGTTCACGCGGACACCCGACATCGACCCGTTCCCGGTGACCGGGGCCTGTACGCGGTGTGGCGGCGGTCTGCTGGCCGAGTACGCCGACGAGCAGTTCGCCATCGACTGCGAGGACTGCGGGAAGGCCCACGGCGAGTACCCGTTCCCGCCGGGCGGTCTGGTCGACCGGACACCGGCGGAAGTCGCGACGGCCTTCGCCGAGCGGGTGCGACACCTCCACTGTCTGGCCGCCGACGGCGTCTGCCCGGACTGCGCCGGTCGGATGGGGACGGAGATATCCCGCGATGGCGACTGCTGTCTCGACGTGTCGGTCCGCGCCGAGTTCGTCTGCGAGCGGTGTCGCCACGAACTCTGTTCGCCTGTCGGGCTGACGCTACTCGATAACTCCCGCGTTGCAGCGTTCTACGACGACCACGGCGTCGACCTGTCGAGTCGGCCTTACTGGACGCTGCCCTGGTGTGTCGACGACCAGTACACCAGTGTCGAAGCCACCGACCCGTGGCGGCTCGCGGTCCAGATTCCGCTGGCCGAAGCGGAACTGACCGCCTATCTGGACGGCGACCTCCAGCCGGTCGAGTTCGAGCGACAGGACTGCGGGCACTGA
- a CDS encoding DUF5787 family protein, with protein MREFDFELALCAHLEREGRLVSRQLGGAVHGRRVLDTVVVEPGPELDERAAITPERLPTAAIESDVGPGRARYWKDAFDCHPDRAERAVELAAERGFFERERRGGRTYVRQTTRYPDWFGEIVAIENKPDLSRPGDLESQLRTDVSLALADRVVLATASYVTGAHLNRIPEEVGVWRFDADSGTIDVRREATPLSTDDSGVELLAERPVQTDVRMVGASEKARARRQLAERAYGKGWRSFDYPACERCSPDSDGIPYCQWKDRAVRESDDCGPDCGGHEAADPPAVDGDSLRAERTPWRADPDGRGRRQSGLDRFG; from the coding sequence GTGCGGGAGTTCGACTTCGAACTGGCGCTGTGTGCCCATCTTGAGCGCGAGGGCCGTCTGGTGAGCCGGCAGCTCGGCGGCGCTGTCCACGGCCGGCGCGTCCTCGACACCGTCGTCGTTGAGCCGGGTCCTGAACTCGACGAGCGGGCGGCCATCACTCCCGAACGGCTGCCGACGGCGGCCATCGAAAGCGACGTTGGCCCAGGTCGGGCGCGGTACTGGAAGGACGCCTTCGACTGTCACCCCGACCGCGCCGAGCGGGCCGTCGAGCTGGCCGCCGAGCGAGGGTTTTTCGAGCGCGAGCGTCGGGGTGGCCGGACATACGTCCGACAGACGACGCGATATCCCGACTGGTTCGGCGAAATCGTCGCCATCGAGAACAAGCCCGACCTGAGTCGCCCCGGCGATCTGGAATCACAGTTGCGGACCGACGTGTCGCTCGCGCTCGCCGACCGCGTCGTACTGGCGACAGCGTCCTACGTTACCGGGGCGCACCTCAACCGGATTCCCGAGGAAGTCGGCGTCTGGCGGTTCGACGCCGACAGCGGAACGATAGACGTCCGTCGAGAGGCGACACCACTGTCGACCGACGACTCTGGCGTCGAACTCCTTGCGGAGCGGCCGGTCCAGACGGACGTGCGGATGGTCGGCGCTTCGGAGAAGGCCCGCGCGCGTCGGCAACTGGCCGAGCGAGCGTACGGCAAGGGATGGCGGAGTTTCGACTACCCCGCATGTGAGCGCTGTTCACCCGACAGTGACGGAATTCCGTACTGCCAGTGGAAGGACCGCGCTGTCCGCGAAAGCGACGACTGCGGCCCGGACTGCGGTGGGCACGAGGCAGCCGACCCGCCGGCCGTCGACGGCGACTCACTCCGGGCCGAGCGGACGCCGTGGCGGGCAGACCCCGACGGACGCGGGCGTCGCCAGTCGGGACTGGATCGGTTCGGATAG
- the spt4 gene encoding transcription elongation factor subunit Spt4: protein MADRLVCRDCHRVQSAEIESQCEACGGTALTEDWAGYVVIAHPERSDIAEEMEVTEPGKYALKVR, encoded by the coding sequence ATGGCGGACCGACTCGTCTGTCGCGACTGTCACCGCGTCCAGAGCGCGGAGATCGAAAGCCAGTGTGAGGCCTGCGGCGGCACCGCACTGACCGAGGACTGGGCCGGCTACGTCGTCATCGCGCACCCGGAGCGGTCCGACATCGCTGAGGAGATGGAAGTGACCGAGCCGGGCAAGTACGCGCTGAAAGTCCGCTAA